One window of the Anaeromyxobacter dehalogenans 2CP-C genome contains the following:
- a CDS encoding lactate racemase domain-containing protein — translation MREPRSLSRFYEATEQIVTIDRDSPPRVLFSGEDLLVEDLPVGTRVIYPKPPVEGLPNVKAAIRSAINRPEGCEPLHAMLRPGMKVTIALDDISLPLPPMRTPDVRQQVLEVILPLLAESGVDDVHLVVAVALHRHMTEAEMKRMVGAEIFDAFYPDRYYNHDAEDPDGLVTLGTTEHGEKVIINRRAAESDLLIYVNVNFVPMDGGHKSVGTGLTNYEGVKAHHTPHHIRKSHSYMDPERSEMHRSVDRIGRYIDRSLKVFHIETTVNNRMFDGPMDFLMKREEAFGETDRLKLAALRAALKGLPAAAKRKIFQAVPAAYDIIAVAAGVTEPTHAKILKASWAQYAVDVDYQADVLVYGIPFVSPYNVNSILNPLLVQVMACGYFFNFYRGKPLLKPGGTLILAHPCTDVFDPVAHPSYIEFFHRLLPETRDAKVLEAKYEREFAENPTYVHLYRTGHAYHGAHPFFMWYWGENGRQHMGRIIAVGADNAQVPRLMGWDTAETLSEAIDMARSEHGRSAQVTMMHHPPIVMTQNLG, via the coding sequence GCGTGCTCTTCTCCGGCGAGGACCTGCTGGTGGAGGACCTGCCGGTCGGGACGCGGGTGATCTACCCGAAGCCGCCGGTGGAGGGGCTGCCCAACGTGAAGGCGGCCATCCGGAGCGCCATCAACCGGCCGGAGGGGTGCGAGCCGCTCCACGCCATGCTGCGCCCGGGCATGAAGGTCACCATCGCGCTCGACGACATCTCGCTGCCGCTTCCGCCGATGCGCACGCCCGACGTGCGCCAGCAGGTGCTGGAGGTGATCCTGCCGCTGCTGGCGGAGTCCGGCGTGGACGACGTCCACCTCGTCGTCGCGGTGGCGCTGCACCGCCACATGACCGAGGCGGAGATGAAGCGGATGGTGGGCGCGGAGATCTTCGACGCGTTCTACCCGGACCGCTACTACAACCACGACGCCGAGGACCCCGACGGCCTGGTGACGCTGGGCACCACCGAGCACGGCGAGAAGGTCATCATCAACCGGCGCGCCGCCGAGTCCGACCTGCTCATCTACGTGAACGTGAACTTCGTGCCCATGGACGGCGGGCACAAGTCGGTCGGCACCGGGCTCACGAACTACGAGGGCGTGAAGGCGCACCACACGCCGCACCACATCCGCAAGAGCCACTCGTACATGGACCCCGAGCGCTCGGAGATGCACCGCTCGGTGGACCGCATCGGGCGCTACATCGACCGATCGCTGAAGGTCTTCCACATCGAGACCACCGTCAACAACCGCATGTTCGACGGCCCGATGGACTTCCTCATGAAGCGCGAGGAGGCGTTCGGCGAGACCGACCGGCTGAAGCTCGCCGCGCTGCGCGCCGCGCTGAAGGGGCTGCCCGCCGCGGCCAAGCGGAAGATCTTCCAGGCCGTGCCCGCCGCCTACGACATCATCGCGGTGGCCGCCGGCGTCACCGAGCCCACGCACGCGAAGATCCTGAAGGCGAGCTGGGCCCAGTACGCGGTGGACGTGGACTACCAGGCCGACGTGCTGGTGTACGGGATCCCGTTCGTCTCCCCGTACAACGTGAACTCGATCCTGAACCCGCTGCTGGTCCAGGTGATGGCCTGCGGGTACTTCTTCAACTTCTACCGCGGCAAGCCGCTGCTCAAGCCGGGCGGGACGCTCATCCTCGCGCACCCCTGCACCGACGTGTTCGACCCGGTGGCGCACCCGAGCTACATCGAGTTCTTCCACCGGCTGCTGCCCGAGACCCGCGACGCGAAGGTGCTCGAGGCGAAGTACGAGCGCGAGTTCGCCGAGAACCCGACCTACGTCCACCTGTACCGGACCGGCCACGCGTACCACGGGGCCCACCCGTTCTTCATGTGGTACTGGGGCGAGAACGGGCGCCAGCACATGGGCCGCATCATCGCGGTGGGCGCGGACAACGCGCAGGTGCCGCGGCTGATGGGCTGGGACACCGCCGAGACGCTCTCCGAGGCCATCGACATGGCCCGCTCCGAGCACGGCCGGAGCGCCCAGGTGACCATGATGCACCACCCGCCCATCGTCATGACGCAGAACCTGGGCTGA